In Leptospira stimsonii, a single window of DNA contains:
- a CDS encoding sulfatase, which produces MFSYRTFVDRSGFLNHSILMLFLLLHCNRIQETEKNVVKEDLTRLLKSSEFVCSGDANKEIEKFRSHWKKNPGRYSGLDPKDRWKNVQLTLYVDETLFINESQDSLFIPSGEECSLTIKEPSAQNGLLFEFYATILSQGFGGADNGELKIFSSEKEIYSHAFKNQKEEWKKFSLPLNEINLNGHSHFRIRWNSGNGSALFLGSPVILKKEKTKRKNVILIVIDALRQDALSSGGSPFPTTPVLDSFSKDSIVFRNTIANGNWTKPSMLSFFTSEVASNLGLGNAWFYTSSQQRKIFYSKKPLTLPNAFRGQGYFTESIMNNVFLMDYTSVGVDLGFHKIQQVGKDTLDTEELVSRTETFFREHRDDLFFLHLNLNTPHWGYRPPTRFLQELKEKSDPSLWKSLDEYQRKYFGEVRYTDFLLGRIFEELKKQGLFENSWIVVTSDHGEMLEKSHYYHHHFITETVYAHGETHYEKEIRVPWIIHPPKDFQNQIQKRDFSEQVSLLSLLPTLLSLNGIDYEAEKLKGNDYSNRIFGKKGPEFEPVIYTEGRYSESIQTPKFKYVRRYPGYDTVRRTREGIPHKMPEELYDLKNDPKELTNIAETNLELLNEARKILKENQLDKNVFTLRLPRCEKDCEREIRFFSKAGIYRADFTADSKVISEDSKNLNLFLPKESNRFEQTLSIKTVDVSPIFRLQILRDGKKEDYRVGRWGIRSSVADSILAMEPDNVSLGRIPYRYFSSEIPFLYYHTGFSGGRESAEEAAMGQEVRKILESWGYIHQ; this is translated from the coding sequence ATGTTCTCATACCGAACGTTCGTTGATAGAAGCGGATTCTTGAATCACTCGATTCTTATGTTGTTTCTTCTGCTTCATTGTAACCGAATCCAGGAAACCGAAAAGAATGTTGTAAAAGAGGATCTTACCAGACTTCTGAAAAGTTCCGAATTTGTCTGTTCCGGAGACGCAAATAAGGAGATAGAAAAATTTCGTTCCCATTGGAAAAAGAATCCCGGACGTTATTCCGGACTCGATCCCAAAGACCGATGGAAGAATGTTCAGCTAACACTGTATGTCGATGAGACACTTTTTATTAACGAATCTCAAGATTCCTTATTTATTCCGTCCGGAGAAGAATGTTCCTTAACGATCAAAGAACCCTCAGCTCAAAACGGACTTCTTTTCGAATTCTATGCTACTATCCTTTCGCAAGGTTTCGGGGGAGCCGATAATGGAGAATTGAAAATCTTTTCCAGTGAAAAGGAAATTTATTCCCACGCATTTAAGAATCAAAAAGAAGAATGGAAAAAGTTTTCACTTCCGTTGAACGAAATAAATTTAAACGGACATTCGCATTTTAGAATCCGCTGGAATTCCGGGAACGGATCGGCCCTTTTTTTAGGCTCTCCCGTGATTTTGAAAAAGGAGAAAACGAAACGAAAAAATGTGATCTTAATCGTGATCGACGCACTCCGGCAGGATGCGTTGTCCTCCGGCGGATCACCGTTTCCAACGACTCCCGTTTTGGATTCCTTCTCCAAAGACTCGATCGTCTTTAGAAACACGATTGCAAACGGAAATTGGACGAAACCCTCCATGCTTTCTTTTTTTACTTCCGAAGTGGCGTCTAACTTAGGTTTGGGCAACGCCTGGTTTTATACTTCAAGTCAACAGCGAAAGATATTTTATTCAAAAAAGCCGCTCACCCTTCCAAACGCTTTTCGGGGACAGGGCTACTTTACCGAAAGTATAATGAATAACGTTTTTCTAATGGATTACACTTCGGTTGGAGTCGATTTAGGTTTTCATAAAATTCAACAAGTGGGAAAAGATACCTTGGATACGGAAGAACTCGTTTCCAGGACGGAGACCTTTTTTCGGGAACATAGAGACGATTTGTTCTTTTTGCATTTGAACCTAAACACTCCTCACTGGGGGTATCGCCCTCCGACCCGATTCTTACAAGAATTGAAGGAGAAATCCGATCCTTCCTTGTGGAAAAGTTTGGATGAATACCAGCGGAAATATTTTGGGGAGGTCCGTTATACGGATTTTCTCCTAGGAAGAATTTTCGAAGAACTCAAAAAACAGGGATTATTTGAAAACTCCTGGATCGTCGTTACGAGCGATCACGGAGAGATGTTAGAGAAGTCGCATTATTATCATCATCATTTCATTACGGAAACTGTCTACGCGCACGGAGAAACCCATTACGAAAAGGAAATTCGAGTTCCTTGGATCATTCATCCCCCGAAGGATTTTCAAAATCAAATTCAAAAAAGAGATTTTTCGGAACAGGTCTCTCTTCTATCTTTACTGCCGACATTGTTGAGTCTAAATGGAATCGATTATGAAGCGGAAAAGTTGAAAGGAAACGATTACTCGAATCGGATTTTCGGAAAAAAAGGACCCGAATTCGAGCCGGTCATTTATACGGAAGGGAGATACTCAGAATCCATTCAGACGCCGAAATTCAAATATGTGCGAAGATATCCCGGTTACGATACCGTTCGAAGGACGAGAGAAGGTATTCCGCATAAAATGCCGGAAGAGTTGTATGATCTAAAAAATGATCCGAAAGAGCTCACAAATATCGCTGAAACGAATTTGGAATTGTTAAACGAAGCCCGAAAAATCCTAAAAGAAAACCAACTCGATAAGAATGTGTTTACACTTCGACTTCCCAGATGTGAAAAAGATTGCGAACGTGAGATTCGGTTTTTCTCTAAGGCCGGAATCTATCGTGCGGATTTTACCGCAGACTCGAAAGTTATCAGTGAAGATTCAAAAAATTTAAATCTTTTTCTTCCGAAAGAATCGAATCGTTTCGAGCAAACTCTTTCGATCAAAACCGTAGATGTTTCTCCGATCTTTCGACTTCAGATCTTGAGGGACGGTAAGAAAGAGGATTATAGAGTGGGGCGATGGGGAATTCGATCCAGCGTTGCAGATTCGATTCTCGCGATGGAGCCTGATAACGTTTCCTTAGGAAGAATTCCCTATCGTTATTTTTCATCCGAAATTCCGTTTTTGTATTATCATACCGGGTTTTCGGGTGGACGTGAATCTGCGGAAGAGGCGGCCATGGGTCAGGAAGTTCGAAAGATTTTGGAAAGCTGGGGTTATATTCACCAATAA
- a CDS encoding MarR family winged helix-turn-helix transcriptional regulator encodes MPSDFVSQVLEFYPRIFFACHTRHVEDPKTKQILTANQASILDHLDGDDPVSLFDLALHMGVTPSTMSITVSRLEVMGYIVKEKNPKDGRGTLIRLTKKGERIKSKKSVLDPNLVRNLLKRLSKEEQEVAVKGLGLLAFAAELEMKNKSLSRSWSKKK; translated from the coding sequence ATGCCTTCGGATTTCGTAAGTCAGGTTTTGGAATTCTATCCGAGAATTTTTTTCGCCTGTCATACAAGACACGTTGAGGATCCGAAGACAAAGCAAATTCTGACTGCAAACCAGGCGAGCATTTTGGATCACTTGGATGGTGACGACCCAGTTAGCCTATTCGATTTGGCGCTCCATATGGGAGTGACTCCTTCTACGATGTCGATCACGGTCTCCCGTCTGGAAGTTATGGGTTATATCGTAAAAGAGAAAAATCCGAAAGACGGAAGAGGGACGCTCATTCGTTTAACAAAAAAGGGAGAAAGGATTAAGAGTAAAAAGTCCGTTCTGGATCCGAATCTGGTCAGAAATTTACTTAAAAGATTGAGTAAGGAAGAACAAGAGGTCGCTGTAAAAGGTTTGGGTTTACTCGCTTTTGCCGCAGAGCTAGAAATGAAGAATAAAAGTCTTTCTCGATCCTGGTCCAAAAAGAAATGA
- a CDS encoding LIC10604 family protein, which produces MVYTILIYVFVFLILLAGGIYGIGASLPVEHSSSLERVFKTTPDRIYSLIRNYKEYPSWRPNLKKIEEISSSSWKETDSHNEIMTYSFVQDHKNELVESKIMDEDKPFGGSWTFELSSLPNGTKLKITENGKVFSPVFRFFSKYVFGHTATIRTYLEFMEKEIQRGEN; this is translated from the coding sequence ATGGTTTACACGATTCTTATTTACGTATTCGTTTTTCTAATTCTCTTGGCGGGAGGTATCTACGGAATAGGAGCTAGTCTTCCGGTTGAACATTCCTCTTCTCTAGAACGAGTGTTTAAAACGACACCGGACCGAATTTATTCGCTCATTCGGAATTATAAAGAATATCCTTCTTGGAGACCGAATCTAAAAAAAATTGAAGAAATTTCCTCCTCGTCTTGGAAAGAAACGGATTCTCATAACGAAATTATGACATATTCTTTCGTTCAAGATCACAAAAACGAACTCGTAGAATCTAAGATTATGGATGAAGATAAGCCGTTCGGAGGTTCCTGGACTTTCGAATTGAGTTCCCTTCCGAACGGAACTAAACTCAAGATCACCGAAAACGGAAAAGTTTTTTCGCCGGTCTTTCGATTCTTTTCCAAATATGTTTTCGGACATACCGCGACCATTCGAACGTATTTGGAATTTATGGAAAAAGAAATTCAGAGAGGAGAGAATTAA
- a CDS encoding DUF3052 family protein — MAGYSGKPLGDKLGLKSGMKVYFNGLPDDVRNELESYLSKLETSNSLKGSFDYLHVFTKEAKDLQNQFSKLVDHLADKGMIWISWPKGSSKIATDVTENVVREIGLKLGIVDVKVCAVSDIWSGLKFYKRKT; from the coding sequence GTGGCTGGTTATTCCGGTAAGCCCCTGGGAGATAAACTCGGTTTAAAATCGGGAATGAAAGTGTATTTCAATGGTTTGCCGGACGACGTCCGGAACGAACTCGAAAGTTATTTATCGAAATTAGAAACATCGAATTCGCTCAAGGGTTCATTCGATTATTTGCATGTATTCACAAAAGAAGCAAAAGACCTTCAGAATCAGTTTTCTAAACTGGTCGACCATCTTGCCGATAAGGGAATGATTTGGATATCCTGGCCGAAAGGTTCTTCAAAGATCGCGACAGACGTTACTGAAAACGTTGTCCGTGAAATCGGTCTAAAACTCGGAATTGTGGATGTCAAAGTTTGTGCGGTTTCGGATATCTGGTCCGGACTTAAATTCTATAAAAGAAAAACTTAG
- a CDS encoding enoyl-CoA hydratase/isomerase family protein: MKLEKEIITAKDSKIGVLKLVPNGPMTLTLPLMQELGSILREFTLDQDIRAGIIAGPDGDFCVGLDPDAILNSNQEEIGKIMTGVFDMFASLISFPKPLISEVGGNAVGGGAIIAYTCDYRYMVDGKGRIGFAEPLVGLPLSSSLVIRMRQTMLPSAAAEAALEGALYKPAEAVQNGLLTDIGASLEELRKKSLSKINVLNRVPASATQETKRSLNREAYEAAKAAPKQLANLFKEQPSMVQNLMEAMKANKERRRPVLTHETNYQ; the protein is encoded by the coding sequence ATGAAATTAGAGAAAGAAATCATCACTGCAAAAGATTCTAAGATTGGAGTTTTGAAATTAGTACCCAATGGTCCAATGACGCTTACTCTTCCGCTCATGCAGGAGTTGGGTTCCATCTTAAGAGAATTTACTTTGGATCAAGATATCAGAGCAGGTATTATCGCGGGACCAGACGGAGATTTTTGCGTAGGTTTGGATCCGGATGCGATTCTAAATTCGAATCAAGAAGAAATAGGAAAGATTATGACAGGCGTATTTGATATGTTTGCTTCCTTAATCAGCTTTCCAAAACCGTTGATCTCGGAAGTCGGAGGGAACGCAGTGGGTGGAGGAGCGATTATTGCTTATACCTGTGACTATCGTTATATGGTGGATGGAAAGGGAAGAATCGGATTCGCAGAACCTTTAGTCGGACTTCCTCTATCATCTTCATTGGTGATACGAATGAGACAGACGATGTTGCCTTCCGCGGCGGCGGAAGCGGCTCTGGAAGGAGCTCTCTACAAACCTGCAGAAGCGGTTCAGAATGGATTGTTAACCGACATCGGCGCGTCATTGGAAGAACTGAGAAAAAAATCTCTGAGTAAAATCAATGTTCTCAATCGAGTGCCCGCTTCAGCAACTCAAGAAACAAAAAGATCTCTCAACAGAGAAGCATATGAAGCGGCGAAAGCCGCTCCAAAACAACTCGCGAATCTATTCAAAGAACAGCCGAGTATGGTTCAAAATTTGATGGAAGCGATGAAAGCAAACAAAGAAAGAAGAAGACCGGTATTAACTCACGAAACAAACTATCAGTAA
- a CDS encoding sensor histidine kinase — MAEKLARSEANLRILVENAKDSILSVDRNYKILVMNHTFYNSIKNLYGLDLKAGTNILEEFSSESKDYWKEIYDETFLGKSIHKELEIKTQEGLLYYYEILTYPILSHVTSFNRKSLDNEFSRTFEIKKISLPFGEETVSGATVYIRDITERKIHEQKTINRIKSKDRLLAAVAHDLKNPISGILSLTELMKDQETNQKNIELLNMMLRAGSKSLHIIQELLQIAEMENENYRLKLEKTNLNHLIETLIKQNETEAEKNKIKLYTNLGDDPIHVQLESIKFQRVLENLISNSLKFTKEGGEIRIRSFTKNKKAIIEVEDSGIGIPEGLQPVIFEQFTRAKRQGLKGEETTGLGMSIVKVIVELHKGKIRMESQEGVGTKFVIELPLDP, encoded by the coding sequence ATGGCGGAGAAGCTGGCTCGATCGGAGGCTAATCTAAGAATATTGGTAGAGAACGCGAAGGATTCCATACTTTCCGTAGATAGAAACTACAAGATCCTAGTGATGAATCATACGTTTTACAATTCCATAAAAAATCTGTACGGCCTCGACCTCAAAGCAGGAACGAATATTCTAGAAGAATTCAGTTCCGAATCAAAGGACTATTGGAAGGAAATCTATGATGAAACTTTTTTAGGAAAGTCCATTCATAAGGAATTGGAAATAAAAACGCAAGAAGGTCTTTTGTATTATTATGAAATTCTAACATATCCGATTTTAAGCCACGTTACTTCATTCAATCGAAAAAGTTTAGATAACGAATTCTCTCGGACCTTCGAAATCAAAAAAATTTCCCTTCCGTTCGGAGAAGAGACCGTTTCAGGAGCAACGGTTTATATAAGAGATATCACGGAAAGAAAAATCCATGAGCAGAAGACGATCAATCGAATCAAGAGCAAGGATCGTCTTCTCGCGGCGGTGGCACACGATCTCAAAAATCCTATCAGCGGAATTTTAAGTCTCACCGAGTTGATGAAAGACCAGGAAACAAATCAGAAGAATATAGAATTATTGAATATGATGCTTCGCGCCGGAAGCAAGTCGCTTCATATTATTCAGGAACTTCTACAGATCGCAGAGATGGAGAATGAGAACTATCGTTTAAAATTGGAGAAGACAAATCTCAATCACCTCATCGAAACGTTAATCAAACAAAACGAGACGGAAGCCGAAAAGAATAAAATCAAATTGTATACGAACCTCGGAGACGATCCGATCCACGTTCAGCTTGAATCGATCAAATTTCAGAGAGTGTTGGAAAATTTGATTTCAAATTCATTGAAGTTCACGAAAGAAGGCGGAGAAATTCGAATACGATCCTTTACGAAAAATAAAAAAGCGATCATCGAAGTAGAAGATTCAGGAATCGGGATTCCTGAAGGTTTGCAACCGGTCATTTTTGAACAATTTACAAGAGCAAAACGTCAAGGACTCAAAGGAGAGGAAACGACCGGCTTAGGGATGTCGATCGTAAAAGTAATCGTAGAACTACACAAAGGAAAAATTCGAATGGAAAGCCAGGAAGGAGTTGGTACAAAATTCGTCATAGAACTCCCTCTTGACCCGTAA
- a CDS encoding LA_0442/LA_0875 N-terminal domain-containing protein produces the protein MWKSKIFWNLITFIFLNDSLFADIIYLKDGRVLFIKVINQDMDQVTVSNDRGTWDLEKKMVSRILFNEDEEVYVRNQLR, from the coding sequence ATGTGGAAAAGTAAGATTTTCTGGAATCTAATTACATTCATTTTTTTGAATGATTCTCTCTTTGCGGATATTATCTACTTGAAAGACGGTAGAGTCCTTTTCATTAAAGTGATCAATCAGGACATGGATCAGGTCACTGTCTCCAACGATAGGGGAACTTGGGATTTAGAAAAGAAAATGGTTTCTCGGATTTTGTTTAACGAAGACGAGGAAGTCTATGTTCGAAATCAATTGCGATAA